Proteins encoded by one window of Halorubrum ruber:
- a CDS encoding ubiquinol-cytochrome c reductase iron-sulfur subunit, producing the protein MSASDKYPSESGRRRFVKGVVGGAALAGVGAMGSATVNTLTTAGGVGGGSTIAKTIAQTGGPAPRGLPQIPVQVTDEGYVEGIWPETTTVTQEGQEIEVAQEELGGFTYAGAWFQYCGVESQENVQPNFESDNLFRSASAPPYDWQSNTYSGGDRIHIDDFSDYTEWGNGIGSDGVGKPASVTWRSEDAETNLGAIVIRSPQIEEAAQNDEWLQASTDQGFMAYLNVCTHFCCIPGYKVLEESARYDAANGTYCVCHQSTYDPFTIEEALFIARPRPEE; encoded by the coding sequence ATGAGTGCGTCCGACAAGTATCCGTCTGAGTCCGGGCGGCGACGCTTCGTGAAGGGCGTCGTCGGCGGCGCGGCCCTCGCGGGGGTCGGCGCGATGGGGTCGGCGACCGTGAACACCCTGACGACCGCCGGCGGCGTCGGCGGCGGGTCGACGATCGCGAAGACGATCGCGCAGACCGGCGGTCCGGCGCCCCGCGGGCTCCCGCAGATTCCGGTCCAGGTCACCGACGAGGGCTACGTCGAGGGGATCTGGCCCGAGACGACCACCGTCACCCAGGAGGGTCAGGAGATCGAGGTCGCCCAAGAGGAGCTCGGCGGATTCACCTACGCCGGCGCGTGGTTCCAGTACTGCGGCGTCGAGTCCCAGGAGAACGTCCAGCCGAACTTCGAGTCGGACAACCTGTTCCGGTCCGCGAGCGCCCCGCCGTACGACTGGCAGTCGAACACCTACTCGGGCGGCGACCGGATCCATATCGACGACTTCTCGGACTACACCGAGTGGGGCAACGGGATCGGCAGCGACGGCGTCGGCAAGCCGGCGTCGGTCACGTGGCGCTCCGAGGACGCCGAGACGAACCTCGGCGCGATCGTCATCCGCTCGCCCCAGATCGAGGAGGCGGCCCAGAACGACGAGTGGCTACAGGCGTCGACCGACCAGGGGTTCATGGCGTATCTCAACGTCTGTACCCACTTCTGTTGTATCCCGGGCTACAAGGTGTTAGAGGAGTCCGCCCGCTACGACGCCGCCAACGGGACCTACTGCGTCTGCCACCAGTCGACGTACGACCCGTTCACCATCGAAGAGGCGCTGTTCATCGCGCGGCCCCGCCCGGAAGAGTAA
- a CDS encoding DUF7490 domain-containing protein: protein MDTRTALLAAAAALLVASAVGAVAAPGAISDPRATDEPPGDIRVAGATVAPGDVRGETAELRLGTDLRHRGSPVENVTVRHRAIGAESGLLVDETTVDVGDVDFDGERTVNGTVTVEREGGYRIETVVFADGQRREQQTTRVAGVAALTPDYADTQVGFTDGSVWPTVAVSVVEADNETATLSASVSVTNRGDEASEDVDLRLYLRQAESNVIAADATETVGAVRPGRTDTVTTTVEVPAGYNYYVDAALFDDDVLVDETQGVANLNPRETITANETVRDVEFSVEDFQRGGDAGDDIGGDGADRAPTDGATDDSTPGFGPLVALVALVVAALTARRRR from the coding sequence ATGGACACCCGCACAGCCCTCCTGGCGGCCGCCGCCGCCCTCCTCGTCGCGAGCGCGGTCGGCGCCGTCGCCGCGCCCGGCGCCATCAGCGACCCGCGAGCGACGGACGAACCGCCCGGGGACATCCGCGTCGCCGGCGCGACCGTCGCGCCCGGCGACGTGCGCGGCGAGACCGCCGAGCTCCGGCTCGGCACCGACCTCCGCCACCGCGGCTCGCCGGTCGAGAACGTCACGGTCCGCCACCGCGCTATCGGCGCCGAGTCCGGCCTCCTCGTCGACGAGACCACCGTCGACGTCGGCGACGTCGACTTCGACGGCGAACGCACCGTCAACGGCACCGTGACCGTCGAGCGCGAGGGCGGCTACCGCATCGAGACGGTCGTCTTCGCGGACGGCCAGCGCCGCGAGCAACAGACCACGCGCGTCGCCGGCGTCGCGGCGCTCACGCCGGACTACGCGGACACGCAGGTCGGCTTCACCGACGGGTCCGTCTGGCCGACCGTCGCCGTGAGCGTCGTCGAGGCCGACAACGAGACCGCGACCCTGTCGGCGTCGGTCTCGGTGACGAACCGCGGCGACGAGGCCAGCGAGGACGTCGACCTCCGCCTCTACCTCCGGCAGGCGGAGTCGAACGTGATCGCCGCGGACGCGACGGAGACGGTCGGGGCCGTCCGCCCCGGCCGTACCGACACCGTGACGACGACCGTCGAGGTGCCGGCCGGCTACAACTACTACGTCGACGCCGCGCTGTTCGACGACGACGTGCTCGTCGACGAGACGCAAGGCGTCGCGAACCTGAACCCGCGGGAGACGATCACCGCCAACGAGACCGTCCGCGACGTGGAGTTCTCCGTCGAGGACTTCCAGCGCGGCGGCGACGCGGGCGACGACATCGGCGGGGACGGCGCCGACCGCGCTCCGACGGACGGTGCCACCGACGACTCGACGCCCGGATTCGGCCCGCTCGTCGCGCTCGTCGCGCTCGTCGTCGCGGCGCTGACCGCGCGGAGGCGACGATGA
- a CDS encoding DUF5817 domain-containing protein, whose amino-acid sequence MYAVVGCNECANMWLVTDPETSETAKCSRCGKTHRTAKLKRFFESEDRAAARQARSALLAKKRGDSAAFAEVDHVADLEAAVEDAGIDDREYLEASGLDADAVDAAGDRAEGGGGSSRSRTEVVRDAIEAVDDPTEAAVVERAAAEGVPADAAREILTRLARRGEVTESNGRYRVL is encoded by the coding sequence ATGTACGCGGTCGTCGGCTGCAACGAGTGCGCCAACATGTGGCTGGTCACGGACCCGGAGACGAGCGAGACGGCGAAGTGCTCGCGGTGCGGCAAGACCCACCGCACCGCGAAGCTCAAGCGCTTCTTCGAGTCCGAGGACCGCGCGGCCGCCCGGCAGGCGCGGTCCGCCCTGCTCGCGAAGAAGCGCGGCGACAGCGCGGCGTTCGCCGAGGTCGACCACGTGGCCGACCTCGAAGCCGCCGTCGAGGACGCCGGCATCGACGACCGCGAGTACCTCGAAGCGTCCGGGCTCGACGCCGACGCGGTCGACGCGGCCGGCGACCGAGCGGAGGGCGGCGGGGGCAGCTCCCGGAGCCGCACCGAGGTCGTCCGCGACGCGATCGAGGCCGTCGACGACCCCACCGAGGCGGCGGTCGTGGAGCGGGCCGCAGCGGAGGGGGTTCCCGCCGACGCGGCCCGCGAGATCCTGACCCGCCTCGCGCGCCGCGGCGAGGTCACCGAGTCGAACGGGCGGTATCGCGTCCTCTGA
- a CDS encoding inositol monophosphatase family protein — translation MTDADERGDEAVPPVADRADDVAERAAVARRAAEAGAAVAHESFRSDIAVETKGEDDVVTEADRAAQRTVIEAIRESFPDDAVVGEEEDERKTVPEEGAAWVIDPIDGTNNYVRDVRVWATAVAAVVDGEPVAAAIVAPALGDTYTADATGAYRNGEPIAVSDVDEPRKAAVDPTIWWAYDARDEYTRACEAIVTRFGDMRRLGAAQVVLPTVAAGGLEGTITNLRANPWDTVAGVFVIRQAGGRVTDLEGDRWRHDSKGVVASNGALHDEVLAAARAIEDPD, via the coding sequence ATGACCGACGCAGACGAGCGCGGCGACGAGGCCGTGCCCCCCGTCGCGGACCGCGCGGACGACGTCGCCGAGCGCGCCGCGGTCGCGAGACGCGCCGCGGAGGCGGGCGCGGCCGTCGCACACGAAAGCTTCCGGAGCGACATCGCGGTGGAGACGAAAGGCGAGGACGACGTGGTGACCGAGGCCGACCGCGCCGCCCAGCGCACCGTCATCGAGGCGATCCGCGAGTCGTTCCCGGACGACGCGGTCGTGGGCGAGGAGGAGGACGAGCGCAAGACCGTGCCCGAGGAGGGCGCCGCGTGGGTGATCGACCCCATCGACGGGACGAACAACTACGTCCGCGACGTGCGCGTGTGGGCGACCGCGGTCGCGGCCGTCGTCGACGGCGAACCGGTGGCGGCGGCGATCGTCGCGCCCGCGCTCGGCGACACCTACACCGCCGACGCCACGGGCGCGTACCGCAACGGCGAGCCGATCGCGGTGAGCGACGTGGACGAGCCCCGCAAGGCCGCCGTCGACCCGACGATCTGGTGGGCGTACGACGCCCGCGACGAGTACACCCGCGCGTGCGAGGCGATCGTGACGCGCTTCGGCGACATGCGCCGGCTCGGCGCCGCGCAGGTGGTGCTGCCGACCGTCGCGGCCGGCGGGCTGGAGGGAACGATCACGAACCTCCGCGCGAACCCCTGGGATACGGTTGCGGGTGTGTTCGTGATCCGGCAGGCGGGCGGCCGCGTGACGGACCTAGAGGGAGACCGCTGGCGCCACGACTCGAAGGGCGTGGTCGCCTCCAACGGCGCCCTCCACGACGAGGTGCTGGCAGCCGCCCGAGCGATCGAGGACCCCGATTGA
- a CDS encoding DUF7344 domain-containing protein produces MLSTTPLGTTGDVSLPEETIFELLANRRRRFTIHALKHAGEPMEVADLSTRITAWERGVDPETIDYDDRRNVHTVLTRTHLPKLDEHDVVEYDDEAKVVEPTPTLDDLDVYIEVLRGREIPWSLYYLGLAVLAALVQVAVAVEVPLFAALDATAAAVFVVTAFAVSAALHYYYGERARLGNLEKPPELRERE; encoded by the coding sequence ATGCTCTCGACGACGCCGCTGGGAACGACGGGCGACGTATCGCTGCCGGAGGAAACGATCTTCGAACTGCTGGCGAACCGCCGCCGCCGGTTCACCATTCACGCGCTGAAACACGCGGGCGAGCCGATGGAGGTCGCGGACCTCTCGACGCGCATCACCGCGTGGGAGCGCGGGGTCGACCCCGAGACGATCGACTACGACGACCGCCGGAACGTCCACACGGTCCTCACGCGCACCCACCTGCCGAAGCTCGACGAGCACGACGTGGTGGAGTACGACGACGAGGCGAAGGTGGTCGAGCCGACCCCGACGCTCGACGACCTCGACGTGTACATCGAGGTGCTGCGCGGACGCGAGATCCCGTGGAGCCTCTACTACCTCGGGCTCGCGGTGCTGGCGGCGCTCGTCCAAGTCGCCGTCGCGGTCGAGGTACCCCTGTTCGCTGCACTCGACGCGACCGCCGCGGCCGTCTTCGTCGTCACCGCGTTCGCGGTCTCCGCCGCGCTCCACTATTACTACGGCGAGCGTGCTCGGCTGGGGAATCTTGAGAAGCCGCCCGAGCTGCGCGAGAGGGAGTAA